A single window of Montipora capricornis isolate CH-2021 chromosome 14, ASM3666992v2, whole genome shotgun sequence DNA harbors:
- the LOC138033062 gene encoding uncharacterized protein — protein MPQCELHWTTKQGRCKSAFHEFLTDILELVADRVELQSVKSRNIILPHCTWDKFGELLADSGARSLGLFDELMSFFSTMNMYSSHKLQISDTREYQDFLQLFTGKAKTRATVTGNANFKMDRTSFSFLGFTQPYTALPVIQDTSNNAKGFTSRILWYFPQPVFAKFEDTLLTSDEKDVVDAFKEQFVEFLADLYINGESTFEIEEQSTSKMKTVTVTRNVYTLAKEAIAEFKTIHDEWELDVCERNPYDALIGGLYSRGKSHVLRLSVPIQLLLSAFSDFTQMESDTSQPGSQVNPDAVADESQHSHEHKDTDEHDSDDDTTDDENEERSQLSSQPSLQISPRAIAIAHSLVKTSLSQICTLNDKTHLLQQAQQEDSNDLPEIILNSPPDGMNKVFCAILSSPGEIVSFSILLNKGLFRRHTVNTYTGKRLMVRAADEMSLLQLGQVVTFTIPGNNSKVYFFCKQLPPSDTAEKLTLAKNLANIGMSLPKYIEAFETQDVESDRHKEEYTNRRNSTPQSSSTQRKRQRMELDKELQ, from the exons ATGCCACAATGCGAATTGCACTGGACAACGAAGCAAG GGAGATGTAAATCAGCATTCCACGAGTTCCTAACTGATATTCTTGAACTTGTTGCAGACCGTGTTGAGTTACAAAGTGTGAAATCCAGGAACATAATTCTACCACATTGCACATGGGATAAGTTTGGAGAGTTGTTGGCAGACAGTGGAGCACGCAGCTTAGGACTTTTTGACGAACTTATGTCATTTTTCTCAACGATGAACATGTACTCCTCACACAAGCTGCAGATCTCTGACACACGAGAGTACCAGGATTTCCTCCAGTTGTTTACAGGGAAAGCCAAAACACGTGCAACAG TAACTGGAAATGCAAATTTCAAGATGGACCGAacatcattttcatttcttgGATTTACACAACCATACACAGCCCTTCCTGTAATCCAAGACACTTCAAATAATGCTAAAGGATTCACCTCAAGAATCCTATGGTATTTTCCACAACCTGTTTTTGCCAAGTTTGAAGACACCCTTCTAACTTCAGATGAAAAGGATGTAGTAGATGCCTTTAAAGAACAATTTG TGGAATTCTTAGCAGATTTATACATAAATGGAGAGTCCACCTTTGAGATTGAAGAACAAAGCACTTCAAAGATGAAAACAGTGACAGTTACACGTAATGTGTACACACTAGCAAAAGAGGCTATTGCAGAATTCAAAACTATCCATGATGAGTGGGAATTGGATGTCTGTGAAAGAAACCCTTATGATGCCTTAATTGGAG GACTATACTCAAGAGGAAAGTCACATGTTCTGCGTCTCTCGGTGCCTATCCAGCTATTACTGTCTGCATTTAGTGACTTCACACAG ATGGAAAGTGACACTTCACAACCAGGGAGTCAAGTTAACCCAGATGCTGTAGCAGATGAATCTCAACATTCACATGAGCACAAG GACACTGATGAACATGATAGTGATGATGACACTACAGATGATGAAAATGAAGAGAGATCACAACTATCTTCCCAGCCTTCATTACAAATCTCACCGAGGGCCATTGCTATAGCGCACTCTTTAGTAAAGACTTCTCTGTCACAAATAT GCACCCTCAATGATAAGACACACTTATTGCAGCAAGCACAGCAAGAAGACTCAAACGatctaccagaaattatactcAATTCCCCACCAGATGGAATGAACAAAGTTTTCTGTGCTATTTTGTCATCGCCAGGGGAAATTGTGAGTTTCTCCATATTGCTGAACAAAGGACTCTTCAGGCGACATACCGTCAATACATACACTGGCAAGAGGTTGATGGTTCGAGCAGCTGATGAAATGTCGCTCCTTCAGCTTGGTCAAGTTGTCACTTTTACTATCCCAGGCAACAACTCCAAG GTTTATTTCTTCTGCAAACAGCTTCCTCCAAGTGATACTGCTGAGAAACTAACGCTTGCAAAAAATTTGGCCAACATTGGCATGTCTCTTCCAAAGTACATTGAAGCATTTGAGACGCAAGATGTCGAAAG TGACAGGCATAAGGAAGAATATACCAACAGAAGAAATTCAACACCACAGTCATCATCCACACAAAGGAAACGGCAGCGCATGGAATTAGATAAAGAACTCCAGTGA